In one window of Helianthus annuus cultivar XRQ/B chromosome 17, HanXRQr2.0-SUNRISE, whole genome shotgun sequence DNA:
- the LOC110925199 gene encoding zinc finger MYM-type protein 1-like: MIVIGTVSRDVMARFLKRKKVDTSSELINLDTLPSDPYDRKPIESYNVNQRDEIRRAYILRGLYQLRGIEFPQTTFQGEELRKFKEEWYDKHEYKGWLEYSSKSDRVFCLCCYLFRSHFGDGRDTFVSGGYNNWIKVHASLKKHVGLVNSLHNKCFQKSADLVNENQAVHTQWDNRTPKEKREYRLRLSASTLLWKRLLNGGLAFRGHDESKDSLIKGNFLELLELMGEMNEELAKVILENAPANNQMTRPKIQADIKHCYAQEVIKQILEELGDDVFSLLVDESCDVSKKEQMAVVIRFVDKVGIVKERFIGLVHVKQISAITLKMAIDDILARYGLSLKRIRGQGYDGASNMSGEFNGLRALILKENVSAFYIHCFAHQLQLVVVAVAHKHTPIWRVFETITCLTNVVCASSKRQDMLRKSQRRQLEKNGRCTLYRKWVEPRNDAFKARGYTLEFPLQDTFPFNF; this comes from the coding sequence ATGATTGTGATAGGAACCGTGAGTAGAGACGTTATGGcgcgatttctcaagaggaaGAAAGTGGATACGTCTTCCGAACTAATTAATTTGGATACTCTTCCTTCGGATCCGTATGATCGCAAGCCGATAGAATCATATAATGTGAATCAACGGGATGAGATTAGAAGGGCATATATACTAAGAGGACTGTATCAACTAAGAGGTATCGAATTCCCACAAACAACGTTTCAAGGTGAGGAGTTAAGAAAATTTAAGGAAGAATGGTATGACAAACATGAGTATAAGGGATGGTTAGAGTATAGCTCAAAATCGGATCGTGTGTTTTGCTTATGTTGCTATTTGTTTAGGAGCCACTTCGGAGATGGTAGAGACACATTTGTGAGCGGTGGGTATAACAATTGGATAAAGGTACATGCGTCACTTAAAAAACATGTTGGTTTAGTTAATAGTCTACACAACAAATGTTTCCAAAAGAGTGCCGATTTAGTTAACGAAAATCAAGCGGTACACACACAATGGGACAATAGAACCCCTAAGGAGAAACGTGAATACCGACTTAGACTTAGTGCATCTACTTTGCTTTGGAAAAGGTTGTTGAATGGCGGATTGGCGTTTCGTGGACATGATGAATCAAAAGATTCATTAATTAAAGGGAATTTCTTAGAGCTTTTAGAACTCATGGGTGAAATGAATGAAGAGCTTGCTAAAGTTATCTTAGAGAATGCACCCGCGAATAACCAAATGACACGTCCTAAAATTCAAGCGGACATCAAACATTGTTATGCTCAAGAGGTAATTAAACAAATTTTAGAAGAACTTGGTGATGATGTTTTTTCTTTATTAGTAGATGAATCATGTGATGTATcaaaaaaggaacaaatggcagtTGTTATTCGTTTTGTAGATAAAGTTGGGATTGTTAAGGAGCGTTTTATTGGGCTTGTTCATGTCAAACAGATAAGCGCAATAACACTCAAAATGGCTATTGATGATATATTGGCACGTTATGGGTTAAGTTTGAAAAGGATTAGAGGCCAAGGCTATGACGGGGCAAGTAACATGTCGGGCGAGTTTAACGGCCTAAGGGCTCTAATCTTAAAGGAAAATGTTTCGGCTTTTTATATTCATTGCTTTGCACACCAACTTCAACTAGTTGTTGTGGCGGTGGCTCACAAACACACACCAATTTGGAGAGTTTTTGAAACGATAACATGTTTAACAAATGTCGTTTGTGCATCTTCTAAACGGCAAGATATGCTTCGTAAAAGCCAAAGAAGACAATTGGAAAAAAATGGAAGATGTACTTTGTACCGGAAGTGGGTTGAACCAAGAAATGACGCTTTCAAGGCCCGAGGATACACGTTGGAATTCCCATTACAAGACACTTTCCCGTTTAAtttctga